Proteins encoded together in one Acidaminococcus timonensis window:
- a CDS encoding NAD(P)-dependent oxidoreductase translates to MKIAVVAANGRVAKEVIAEAVRRGHEVVAFGRHAENDTQAKEYHKKDLFELTAEDLKGFDVVVDAAGAWSLETLYVIPKAAIDLADLVKGTDTRLVVVGGAGSLFTNKEHTSTVELGPDFPFAFKGVSAAHGLALAELRATENVKWTYLSPAADFQAEGERTGKYLLGGEEFQLNSRGESIISYADYAIALVDEIESGKHVQQRISVVRA, encoded by the coding sequence ATGAAAATCGCAGTAGTAGCAGCCAACGGCCGGGTAGCCAAAGAAGTCATCGCAGAGGCAGTGCGTCGGGGCCATGAAGTGGTGGCCTTCGGCCGTCATGCTGAAAATGACACCCAGGCAAAGGAATATCACAAGAAAGACCTGTTCGAACTGACCGCTGAGGACCTGAAAGGGTTCGATGTGGTGGTGGACGCTGCCGGGGCCTGGAGCCTGGAAACCCTGTATGTGATCCCCAAGGCTGCCATCGATCTGGCCGACCTGGTGAAAGGGACGGACACCCGTCTGGTGGTGGTCGGTGGTGCCGGCAGCCTGTTCACCAACAAGGAACACACTTCCACCGTGGAACTGGGGCCTGACTTCCCGTTCGCCTTCAAGGGTGTCAGCGCTGCCCATGGGCTGGCCCTTGCCGAACTGAGGGCCACGGAAAACGTGAAATGGACCTACCTCAGCCCGGCAGCCGATTTCCAGGCGGAAGGGGAACGGACCGGCAAATACCTGTTGGGCGGGGAAGAATTCCAGCTGAACAGCCGGGGAGAATCCATCATCTCCTATGCGGACTATGCCATCGCCCTGGTGGACGAAATCGAAAGCGGCAAGCACGTACAGCAGCGGATCTCCGTGGTACGGGCATAA
- a CDS encoding aconitate hydratase — translation MAMNLTQKLFAAHLAEPAELVPGQEIKVTVDQTLTHDINAVMAYLAFEALDLNRVRTKLSVSYIDHNLLQIDNKTPDDHIYLQSIAQKYGLILSKAGNGICHALQCSRFGKPGALLLGGDSHTPSCGALGMLAIGVGGMDIAVALAGFPYVLKMPKVVKVNLKGHLRPGTAAKDIILEMLRRNTVKGGVGKVYEYVGEGVETLSIPERLTIANMGAEMGATTSVFPADEQVRNFLKAQDREQDYTEWLPDAGCSYDEEINLDLDALEPLVACPHMPDNVMKVADVPKVPVQQVFIGSCTNGSYSDFKKVALVLKGHKINPDVSLVLGISSRQIYLQLLQDGVVADLLNAGARITEFACGPCCGIGIAPSSKGISVRTSNRNFKGRSSTADASLYLVSPEVAAATAIKGRLALPQEVMDDVSVLGTVKEPEIYPINDNLFLLPPEDGRDIQIVRGPNIKPLPVADPPEEILEAKVSLKARDNVSTDDITPASAQFSSMRSNMPAMAQYAFCRYDPDFAKRAQKDGKSFIVGGENYGQGSSREHAAITPMYLGVKMVIAKSFARIHKGNLINHGVIPAVFVDKAAYDGIDLDDTFHIDNLRDQMKNKTIEIQNLSKGTRFTVKLELTDQEVEILLAGGKLRFYKAKLAEENKK, via the coding sequence ATGGCAATGAATCTGACACAAAAACTGTTTGCGGCCCATCTGGCAGAACCTGCGGAGCTGGTCCCCGGACAGGAAATCAAGGTGACGGTGGATCAGACCCTGACCCACGATATCAATGCGGTGATGGCCTACCTGGCTTTTGAAGCTCTGGATCTGAACCGGGTACGGACGAAACTGTCCGTGAGCTACATCGATCACAATCTGCTGCAGATTGACAACAAGACTCCGGATGACCACATCTACCTGCAATCCATTGCCCAGAAATACGGACTGATCCTGTCCAAAGCCGGCAACGGCATCTGCCATGCCCTCCAGTGCAGCCGCTTCGGCAAACCGGGTGCCTTGCTTTTGGGCGGCGACAGCCATACCCCCAGCTGCGGAGCCCTGGGCATGCTGGCCATCGGGGTGGGCGGCATGGATATCGCCGTGGCCCTGGCCGGGTTCCCCTATGTACTGAAGATGCCCAAGGTGGTGAAGGTGAACCTGAAAGGCCATCTGCGTCCGGGCACGGCTGCCAAAGACATCATCCTGGAAATGCTGCGCCGGAATACGGTGAAGGGCGGCGTGGGGAAGGTCTACGAATATGTGGGCGAGGGCGTGGAGACGCTGTCCATCCCCGAACGGCTGACCATTGCCAACATGGGAGCAGAAATGGGAGCCACCACCTCCGTGTTCCCGGCGGATGAACAGGTGCGGAACTTCCTGAAGGCCCAGGACCGGGAGCAGGACTATACCGAATGGCTGCCCGATGCCGGCTGTTCCTATGACGAAGAGATCAACCTGGATCTGGATGCGCTGGAACCCCTGGTGGCCTGCCCCCATATGCCGGACAATGTGATGAAGGTGGCCGATGTGCCCAAGGTGCCGGTCCAGCAGGTGTTCATCGGCAGTTGTACCAACGGCTCCTACAGCGATTTCAAGAAGGTGGCCCTGGTGCTGAAAGGCCATAAGATCAATCCGGATGTGAGCCTGGTGCTGGGTATCAGCTCCCGGCAGATCTACCTGCAGCTGCTCCAGGATGGGGTGGTGGCCGACCTGCTGAACGCCGGAGCCCGGATCACGGAATTTGCCTGCGGCCCCTGCTGCGGCATCGGCATCGCCCCTTCCAGCAAGGGGATTTCCGTACGGACCAGCAACCGGAACTTCAAGGGACGCAGCTCTACGGCGGATGCCAGTCTGTATCTGGTGAGCCCGGAAGTGGCGGCGGCCACGGCCATCAAGGGGCGGCTGGCCCTGCCCCAGGAAGTGATGGACGATGTAAGCGTGCTGGGTACAGTGAAGGAACCGGAAATCTATCCCATCAACGACAACCTGTTCCTGCTGCCGCCGGAAGACGGCCGGGATATCCAGATCGTCCGGGGACCCAACATCAAACCCCTGCCGGTGGCCGATCCTCCGGAAGAGATTCTGGAAGCCAAGGTCAGCCTGAAGGCCCGGGACAACGTCTCCACCGACGATATCACGCCGGCCAGCGCCCAGTTCTCCTCCATGCGGAGCAATATGCCGGCCATGGCCCAGTATGCCTTCTGCCGGTATGATCCGGACTTTGCCAAACGGGCCCAGAAGGACGGCAAGAGCTTCATCGTGGGCGGCGAGAACTACGGCCAGGGTTCCAGCCGGGAACATGCGGCCATCACCCCCATGTATCTGGGCGTGAAAATGGTCATTGCAAAGAGTTTCGCCCGCATCCATAAGGGAAACCTGATCAACCACGGGGTGATCCCGGCCGTGTTCGTGGACAAGGCGGCCTACGATGGCATCGACCTGGATGATACTTTCCATATCGACAACCTGCGGGACCAGATGAAGAACAAAACCATTGAAATCCAGAACCTGAGCAAAGGGACCCGTTTCACAGTGAAACTGGAACTGACGGACCAGGAAGTGGAAATCCTGCTGGCTGGCGGCAAGCTGCGGTTCTACAAGGCCAAACTGGCAGAGGAGAATAAAAAATGA
- a CDS encoding LysR family transcriptional regulator → MDSRDLEYVLTIARTSSFSQAARQLFISQPALSQYVKRLEQNLNVTLFYRSRSRVELSPAGMFYVKQGEAILKAMQELEQTMRHWQQKETKQLSIGVSQFYGKWFLTPYLQDIRQQLPSWQIRIVDGESHNLEVLMLQGKLDFAIFPAPTTHKEITFLSLGDEEILFAFSEENREAMDLLPRALTPKGIDLALYRHFPFVLPREGLKMHKAALKICRQFGFQPQSVYSSENLDTVYSLVNHNYGVGFLPDVIAKNYDPRTNHVRFFHLKSRYNHRAVGLAYREGAPLQDLASKLYQAIKK, encoded by the coding sequence ATGGATTCCCGGGATCTGGAATATGTGCTGACCATTGCCCGCACCAGCAGCTTTTCTCAGGCCGCCCGGCAGCTGTTCATCAGCCAGCCGGCCCTGAGCCAGTATGTCAAACGGCTGGAGCAGAATCTGAACGTGACCCTGTTCTACCGCAGCCGCAGTCGGGTAGAACTTTCCCCGGCGGGGATGTTTTACGTAAAACAGGGGGAGGCCATCCTGAAGGCCATGCAGGAACTGGAACAGACCATGCGCCACTGGCAGCAGAAAGAGACGAAGCAGCTGAGCATCGGAGTGTCCCAGTTCTACGGCAAATGGTTCCTCACCCCCTACCTGCAGGACATCCGGCAGCAACTGCCCAGCTGGCAGATCCGGATCGTGGATGGGGAATCTCACAATCTGGAAGTCCTGATGCTCCAGGGAAAGCTGGATTTTGCCATTTTTCCGGCCCCCACCACCCATAAGGAAATCACCTTCTTATCCCTGGGGGATGAAGAGATCCTGTTTGCCTTCAGCGAAGAAAACCGGGAAGCCATGGACCTGCTGCCCCGGGCCCTGACCCCCAAAGGCATCGATTTGGCACTGTACCGGCACTTTCCCTTCGTCCTGCCCCGGGAAGGGCTGAAGATGCACAAAGCGGCTCTGAAGATCTGCCGCCAGTTCGGCTTCCAGCCCCAGTCCGTCTATTCCTCCGAAAATCTGGATACGGTGTATTCCCTGGTAAACCACAATTACGGGGTGGGGTTCCTGCCCGATGTGATTGCCAAAAACTACGACCCCCGCACGAACCATGTGCGCTTCTTCCATCTGAAGAGCCGGTACAACCATCGGGCCGTGGGCCTGGCCTACCGGGAAGGGGCCCCGCTCCAGGATCTGGCCTCCAAACTGTATCAGGCCATAAAAAAATAG
- a CDS encoding DODA-type extradiol aromatic ring-opening family dioxygenase — protein sequence MDGDISYAEEYAIGEKLAALREQGYLIVGSGNVVHNLRAVEWDNKGGSPATLRFNDYIIDGVLKNDTDRVIGFSSHPDAAYAVPTPDHYLPLLVCLGAAQGDKATLFNKVCNLGSMAMTGFVWG from the coding sequence GTGGACGGGGATATTTCCTATGCAGAGGAGTATGCCATTGGTGAGAAGCTGGCAGCCCTGCGGGAACAGGGGTACCTGATTGTGGGTAGCGGCAACGTGGTCCACAACCTGCGGGCCGTAGAATGGGACAACAAGGGCGGTTCGCCGGCCACCCTGCGGTTCAACGACTACATCATCGATGGCGTGCTGAAAAATGATACGGACAGGGTCATCGGTTTCAGCAGCCATCCGGATGCGGCCTATGCAGTGCCCACGCCGGATCATTATCTGCCGCTCCTGGTGTGCCTGGGGGCCGCCCAGGGTGACAAGGCCACCCTGTTCAACAAAGTCTGCAATCTGGGGTCCATGGCCATGACCGGGTTTGTGTGGGGATAA